Proteins encoded in a region of the Marinobacter arenosus genome:
- a CDS encoding MarR family winged helix-turn-helix transcriptional regulator, whose amino-acid sequence MIVNESGGIPNRLFFRLFQTGNILQRQVQNEMGISAVQWAVLGALSREGFEDGTSFNQLKEYLHVSRQNLDGVLKRMERDGHVVRIPDPQDRRARLVVLTESGREFWNKLQDTITEFYQQALQGLSFDDGVSLLHLLKKLQRDLSGISLGDKPGQ is encoded by the coding sequence ATGATCGTCAACGAATCGGGCGGCATTCCGAACCGGCTGTTTTTCCGCCTGTTCCAGACCGGAAACATCCTGCAGCGGCAGGTTCAGAATGAAATGGGGATCAGCGCGGTGCAGTGGGCGGTGCTGGGGGCACTGTCACGGGAGGGGTTCGAGGACGGCACCTCGTTCAACCAGCTCAAGGAGTACCTGCACGTGAGCCGCCAGAACTTGGACGGCGTCCTGAAACGCATGGAACGGGACGGCCATGTGGTCCGGATTCCCGATCCCCAGGACCGGCGCGCCCGGCTGGTGGTGCTCACCGAATCCGGTCGGGAGTTCTGGAACAAGCTGCAGGACACCATCACCGAGTTCTACCAGCAAGCCTTGCAGGGATTGAGCTTCGATGACGGAGTGAGTCTGCTGCACCTTCTGAAAAAACTGCAACGGGACCTGAGCGGGATTTCGCTTGGCGATAAGCCCGGCCAATGA
- a CDS encoding D-amino acid dehydrogenase → MKRVAVIGGGITGITTAYTLAKRGYDVTVYEKHRYAAMETSFANGGQLSASNAEVWNNWQTVMKGMKWMLRSDAPLLVNPKPSWHKLSWFAEFIAAIPQYERNTTETARLAIAARQHLFQWAQDEGIDFDLKKQGILHIYRDKEGFDHAANVSKLLAAGGLERRPVTPEEMKSIEPTLAGTYYGGFFTESDSTGDIHKFTNGLAEAILRLGVKTCYGHTVTELSADRTNAWVTAYDGEQQNRDTFDGVVICAGTGSRALAAKLGDRVNIYPVKGYSITVQLDDEASQKAAPTVSLLDDATKLVTSRLGDDRFRVAGTAEFNGFNRNIRDDRIKPLTRWVEECFPGVSTRRVVPWAGLRPMLPNMMPRVGPGRLPTVFYNTGHGHLGWTLSAITAELLAEAVERSSSGVTVSAAR, encoded by the coding sequence ATGAAGCGAGTTGCAGTAATTGGCGGTGGTATCACCGGTATCACGACCGCCTACACCCTGGCCAAGCGCGGCTATGATGTCACCGTATACGAAAAGCACCGCTACGCCGCGATGGAAACCTCCTTCGCCAACGGCGGTCAGTTGTCGGCCTCCAATGCCGAGGTCTGGAACAACTGGCAGACCGTGATGAAAGGCATGAAGTGGATGCTCCGCAGTGACGCCCCCCTGCTGGTCAATCCCAAGCCGTCCTGGCACAAGCTGAGCTGGTTTGCCGAGTTCATTGCCGCCATTCCCCAGTACGAGCGCAACACCACCGAAACCGCGCGCCTGGCCATTGCCGCCCGGCAACACCTGTTCCAATGGGCGCAGGACGAAGGCATCGATTTCGATCTCAAGAAGCAGGGCATCCTGCACATCTACCGGGACAAGGAAGGGTTTGATCACGCGGCGAACGTCTCGAAGCTCCTGGCTGCCGGGGGGCTCGAACGCCGACCGGTCACGCCCGAGGAAATGAAGTCGATCGAGCCTACCCTGGCCGGCACCTATTACGGTGGCTTTTTCACCGAGAGCGATTCCACCGGGGATATCCACAAGTTCACCAATGGCCTGGCGGAGGCGATCCTGCGTCTCGGGGTCAAGACCTGCTATGGCCACACCGTCACCGAACTCAGCGCGGACCGGACCAACGCCTGGGTGACCGCGTACGACGGGGAACAGCAGAACCGCGACACCTTTGACGGCGTGGTCATCTGCGCCGGGACCGGCAGCCGGGCACTGGCGGCGAAGCTGGGCGACCGGGTCAATATCTACCCGGTCAAAGGTTATTCCATTACTGTTCAGCTGGACGACGAGGCATCTCAGAAGGCTGCACCGACCGTCAGTCTGCTGGACGACGCCACCAAGCTGGTGACCAGCCGACTGGGTGATGACCGCTTCCGCGTGGCGGGAACCGCTGAATTCAACGGCTTCAACCGGAACATCCGGGATGATCGGATCAAGCCACTGACCCGATGGGTCGAGGAATGTTTCCCGGGCGTGAGCACCCGCCGCGTCGTGCCCTGGGCCGGGCTGCGTCCCATGTTGCCGAACATGATGCCGCGGGTAGGGCCGGGTCGTCTGCCGACCGTGTTCTACAACACTGGCCACGGTCACCTGGGCTGGACCCTGTCGGCGATCACCGCCGAGCTGCTGGCCGAAGCTGTTGAAAGGTCGTCGTCTGGCGTTACCGTCAGCGCCGCCCGCTAG